The DNA segment CGACATCCAACACCTGGATGTACTGGCCGGCGCCGACGACATAGTCCCGCGCGGTGCCGGGTGTGATGGTGAATTCATCCACCAGTTCGCCCAGCGGCGCCGGTAGCGGCGGGGCCAGCACACGGCGCGGGTTGGCGCGGTGGATCAACAGGCGCAGATCGCTGGCGCGAGACTGGCTGTCTACTGGCGTCTGGCCGCCCGGTGCGGCGACTATCACCAGCAGCGCTTCGCTGGCACTGAATCGGCGGCTGAAGCCGGCGGGCGTGCCGGGTTGCCAGAGTCGCGCGGCAGGCGGCAGGTGGCGGCAATCGATGCCACGCCGCACCAGCCCAGCGCTGACATGGGCGGCCTCCGGGCTGCCGTCATGCAGCAGGTGGGCGATGAAGTCGGCGCCGGGGCTGGCGGTGAGGCCAAGGGCGGCCAGCGCCGCGCGGCCGTTGCCGGCGAAGGCCAACAGCTCGGCGGCCTGGTCGCCTTCGAGGTCGATCACCTCCAGACGGTCTCCCGCTTCCAGGGCCACGACGGTCAGCCCGGCGGGGGCGACACGGTGGCGTTCCAGGCCCGGGGCGCGGGCGAACAGGGCCGGCTCCAGCGGCCGGGATATCACGGGCAGGTTCATGTCATGGCTCCACGCAAGGATTCGTTCCGTAGGGTGCGCCGTGCGCACCGATAGCCGTGGCATTCGAGGGCCATCCATCGGTGCGCGCAGCGCACCCTACGGGTACGGTTTCAACCCACGGCTTTGATGGCGGGCAGCGGACCATCAGCCAGGTACGCTGCCAGCGAATCGTCCAGCGCTTCCAGCCAGGGTGTGTGGTGGGGCGTGGCCAGGGTGCCGGTGATGAGCGAGCGGTGGCACTTGTCGCGGTAGCCCATGATGTTTTCGTACTTGTCCTGCTTCCATTGCAGGAAGGTCCGGTTCACCTCGGCGATGTCGAAGCTCGGGTAGTCGGTGGCCTCGATGAGCTGGCGGATGTACTCGCCCTGGAACTCGAACATTTCCTGCGCGGTTTCCAGGGTTTCCTCTTCCTGGCGCCAGGCCAGGTCTTCGGCGTGCATGGTGGCCTGCTCGGGCAGGGCGATGCGGCCGAGGATGACGTCGCGGGCATACCAAGCCTGGGCGTCGAACATGTTGAAGCTGTACCACTGGTCCTGCATGCCGAGGTAAACCAGCTTCGGGTTCTGCTCCCAGAACACGCCCTTGTAGAGGTTCAGCGGCCAGAGGCGGTTGCCTGTCTTCAGGCGCAGCGCTTCCGGCAGGAAGGGGAAATGATGCTTGTAGCCGGTGCAGAGGATGATGGCGTCAACATGCTGGCTGCTGCCGTCGGCGAAGAAGGCAGTGCTGCCCTTCACATGGGTGAGCAGCGGTTTCTCTTCCCAGTTCTCCGGCCACTTGTAGCCCATGGGCGCGCTGCGGTAGCAGCTGGTGATGGTGCGGGCGCCGTACTTGAAACACTGCGAACCGATATCTTCGGCGGAGTAGCTGCCGCCGACGATGAGCACGTCCTTGCCCTTGAATTCCAGCGCGTCGCGGAAGTCGTGGGCGTGCAGCACGCGGCCGGCGAAGCTTTCGAAGCCCCCGAAGTAGGGCACGTTGGGGGTGGAGAAGTGGCCGCTGGCGACTACCACGTAGTCGAAGGTTTCGCTGTAGGTCAGGTCCTTCTCGTAGCTGTGGGCGGTGACCTCGAAGGTGCCGCTGGCGGCGTCCCAGGTCACGCCACGCACCGTAGTGTTGAAGCGGATGTAGGGGCGCACGCCGGCCTTTTCCACACGGCCCTTGATGTAGTCCCAGAGCACTTCGCGGGGCGGGTAGGAGCCCATGGGGCGGCCGAAGTGCTCGTCGAAGCTGTAGTCGGCGAACTCCAGGCATTCCTTCGGCCCGTTGGACCAGAGGTAGCGGTACATGCTGCCGTGCACCGGCTCGCCGTGCTCGTCCAGGCCGGTGCGCCAGGTGTAGTTCCACATGCCGCCCCAGTCCGCTTGCTTCTCGAAGCAGACCAGTTCGGGAATCTCGGCGCCCTTGGCATGGGCCGACTGGAAAGCACGCAACTGGGCGAGGCCGCAGGGGCCGGCGCCGATGATGGCGACTCGTTGTTTCATGCTGGGTTCTCCACGGAAGGTTGGGGCAGGCCGGCGGCCGGGTGCTGGAGGTGCGCCGCGGCCAGGGTGTTCTTCATCAGGAAGGCGATGGTCATGGGACCGACGCCGCCGGGCACTGGGGTGATGGCGGCGGCGCGGGTGAGGGCGGAGTCGAAGTCCACATCACCCACCAGCTTCGAGCGGCCGCCTTCCTCGATGCGGTTGATGCCGACGTCGATCACCACCGCGCCGGGTTTCAGCCAGTCGGCATCCACCAGGCGCGGACGGCCAACGGCGGCGACGACGATGTCCGCCTGGCGGCAGAGTTCTCGCAGGTTGGCGCTTCTCGAATGCACCACGGTCACCGAGCAATGGGCCTTGAGCAGCAGGGCGGCCATGGGCTTGCCGACGATGTTGGAGCGGCCGATCACCACCGCGTGCTGGCCGGCGAGGTCGCCGCAGGTGTCCTGCAACAGGCGCAGGCAGCCGGCCGGGGTGCAGGGCGTGAGCACGTCGCGGCCCTGGCTGAGGCCGCCGACGTTCTCGGCATGGAAGCCGTCGACATCCTTCAGCGGATCGATGGCCTGGAGGACACGGGTTTCGTCGATATGCGCCGGCAGCGGCAACTGCACGAGGATGCCGTGCACGCCGGCGTCGGCATTGAGGCTGTGGATAAGTGCCAGCAACTCGGACTCTTCAGTCTCCGCTGGCAGCTTGTGTTCCAGGGAACGGATGCCGCATTCCTCGGCGCGCAGCACCTTGTTGCGCACGTAGACCTGGCTGGCCGGGTCCTGGCCGACCAGCACCACGGCCAGGGCCGGGGCAATGCCGCTGGCCTTGAGGGTAAGGACGTCGTTCCCGACTTCGGCGAGCACCCGCGCGGCCGCCGCCTTGCCATCGATGAGTGTGGGGGACAGGGCGGCGCTCATCGGAAGATCACCGTCTTGTCGCCATTGAGGAAGACCCGGTGCTCCAGGTGGTATTTCACCGCCTTGGACAGGGCCACGGTTTCGGTGTCACGACCCACGGCCACCAGGTCGTCGGGCAGGTAGGCGTGATCCACGCGCTGCACTTCCTGCTCGATGATCGGGCCTTCATCGAGGTCCGAGGTCACGTAATGGGCGGTGGCGCCGATCAGCTTCACGCCACGCTCGTAAGCCTGGTGGTAGGGCTTGGCGCCCTTGAAGCCGGGCAGGAACGAGTGGTGGATGTTGATGGCGCGACCAGACAGCTGTTTGCACAGGTCGTCGGAGAGGATCTGCATGTAGCGCGCGAGCACCACCAGCTCGGTCCGGGTCTCGTCGACGATCTGCATCAGCGCCGCTTCCTGCTGGGCCTTGGTGTCCTTGGTCACCGGCAGGTAGATGAAGCGGATGCCTTCACGTTCGGCCATCGGGCGCAGGTCGAGGTGGTTGGAGACGATGGCGGTGACCTGCATGTCCATCTCGCCTTTCTGGTGGCGATAGAGCAGGTCGGTGAGGCAATGGTCGTACTTGCTCACCATCAGCAGCACGCGCATCGGGCGGTTGCCTTCGAACAGCTCCCAGTCCATCTCGAAGGGCACGGCGACGTCATCGAAGCCCTGGCGCAGGGCGTCGATATCCGGCTTGGCGCCAGTATTGAAACGGAACACCGCGCGCATGAAGAAGCGCCCGGTGAACTCGTCGTCGAACTGCGCCAGCTCGCTCAGGTAGCACTGCTGCCCGGCGAGGTAGGTGGTGACCGCCGCGACGATGCCGGAGGTGGCCGGGCAGCTGATCTTGAGGATGTAGTGATTCATGTCGGTTGCTCTCATGCAGGCAAGGAACGGCCGCGCTCAGCCCTTGGCGGTGCGCTTTTTCTTCTCGGGGTCGTCGAACGGCAGCGTGTGGGCGATGGCTTTCACGCTGAGGCTGCCGCGCACGTCCAGGGGCACGCCTTGTTCAGCGATCTGCGGCTCGACGCGGGCGATGGCCATGGAGCGGTCGGTGAGGCGCGAGTACATGGCGCAGGTGATGACACCGACCTGGCGGCCGTCGTGCCAGAGGGTGTCGCCGTTCTGCGCGGCGACATGGCCGTCGAGCAGCACGCCGAAGATCTTGAAGCGTTCCTGGCCCTTGAGCCGGTAGTGCTCACCGGCGCCACGGAAGTCCTGCTTGCCGGGCGACACGGTGAAGTCCAGGCCCAGTTCCCACAGGGTGTCGCCGGCCTTCTGGTCGGCGAAGGGGTACATCTGCGAGTTGTCGTAGGGGAAGAACAGCAGGTAGCTCTCCACCCGCAGCCAGTCCAGCGCGGTGAAGGCGCAGGGGATGATGCCGAGGTCCTTGCCCTTGGACAGGATGCCGTCCCAGATGGCCGGGGCATCGGCGGCCTTGCAGAAGATCTCGTAGCCGCGCTCGCCGGTGTAGCCGGTACGGGAGATCATCACCGGGCGGTCGAACAGCTTCGTTTGCATGTGGTGGAAGTAGGGCAGGTCGCGGATGCCCGGTACGTGCTCGGCGAGGAAGTCGACGGCCTTCGGCCCTTGCAGGGAAAGGTCGTGCAGGTCGTCGTCGAACAGTACCGCCACCTGGCGGCCCTGGGCCGAGCGGATCAGTACTTCGTGGCCCGAGCCTGCGCCGTGCACCACCATGAAGGCGTTGGGACCGGTGCGGTAGACGATGCAGTCGTCGATGAACTTGCCGTCCTCGTCGAGCATGCAGGCGTACACCGACTTGCCGGGATAGAGTTTGCTGATGTCGCGGGTGGTGGCATGGTCGAGCAGGCTTTCGGCGTGGGGGCCGACGTAGTGCACCTTCTTCAGGCCGGACACATCCATCAATCCGGCGCGGGTGCGGATGGCCTCGTGGTGGTCGGCGAGATCGCTGGCATAGGTCCAGGCGGTGCCCATGCCGTTCCAGTCTTCCAGGTTTGAACCCAGTGCCAGGTGGCGTTCGCGGAGCGCACTGATGCGCCATGAATTAGCCATGGGAAAGTCCTCTTGTCGTGGTTGTTCGGTCGGGGTGAACGCTCAGGCTTCGGGATCGAACCGGCGCAGCCAGTCCACCAGCGTCTGGCGGTAACGGGTGATGCCCTTGTAGTCGGCGATGGGATCGGGCAGGTCGCGCATCACGCGGTGCAGGCGCTGCGCCCAGGCCGGGTTGCTGACCAGTTCATCGATGCTGATGAGGTAGGTACGGATGCCGAACAGCAGCGCGTTGGAGCGCGGCAGGCGGGTCATCAGTTGCAGCTCGACGCGCAAGTGCACCAGGCGGCCGACGTTCTCCGGCGTGACTTTGCCGCGATCGTTGCCCCACTCGTGGTAGGTCTCGGGCGAGGTGTCCAGGCGCGGGTTGATGGTCAGGGTCCAGTTCAGGCGGCGCACCGGGTGGCCGACCTGGATGTTCAGCAGGTATTTCAGGGCGCGGTCGAACACGCCCATCTGGTGCGCCATGGGCACCGGCGAATGCCATTGCTTGAAGCTCATGCCGGCGTCGAAACGCAGCGACCAGTCGGCAGGGCAGGTGACCATGCCGGCGTCCATGTAGAGGTCGCCGTCGCGCTGGTCGAGCACCGCGAAGTCACCCTGCATCTGCCGGGTGATGTACTCCAGCGGCTCGCAGGGCAGGGTGGCCGGGTCGCCGTAGATGAAGTGCTGGTCGATGCCCAGCGCCAGGTTCTGCCAGTGCCAGGCGTCCCCATTTCGCGAGAGACGGAAGTGCTGCGGGTAATCGTGGGCGAGGTGCTCCATCAGCATCTCCAGCGTGTCCCATGCGGCCTGGGCCATGTGCGGCATCACCAGGCAGCGGTCGGGGTCGAGTTCCAGCACGCGGGCGCGTTCGGCCATCTCGGAGACGTAGTGCTCATCGACGTCGAAGCTGTGCTCGAACACCGAGCCTGGATCGCGCGACACCGCCGGCTCCAGGTTGACCGAGTACAGGTACTGGTCTTCCGGGAACGGAAAGGGAAAACGGGCGATGGCGGCCGGACTGTTGCGGAAGCTGAAGTCGTCCCGGTAGGTCTGCAGCGGCTTGAAGGTCAGGGTCATGGGGGCGTCTCCGGAGTTCAGATATCGAGCAGGATCGGGCTGCCGCAGCCGCGCGAGACGCAGGGCATCAGGCTGCTGGAGCGTTCATCGGCGCTGAGGAAGTGGTCGCGGTGCTCCACGTCGCCTTTCAGCCAGGGTGTCTGGCACTGGCCGCAGACCCCGCCCCGGCAGAGGTTGGGCACGTCCACACCGGCCGCTTCCAGGGCTTCCAGCAGGCTCTGGTCAGGGCCCACTTCCAGTTGCTGGCCGCTGCGCGCCAGCTCGACGCGAAATGGCTGGCCGGGCTCGGGCGCGGCGAAGGCTTCCCAGTGCACGCGGCGCGGGCTCCAGCCCTGGGCGGCGGCCTGTTCCTGCAGGTCCAGCAGCAGGGATTGCGGGCCACAGGCGTAGACATGGGCACCCAGGGCGCGCCCCTGGAGCAGGGCGGCGATGTCGAGCCGGCGCACACCTCCCTGGTATTCATGCAGGTGTGGGCCGAGCAACTGGCGCAGTTCGCCGACATAGGCGTCGCTGGTGCCGGTGCGGTAGGCGTAGTGCAACTCGAAGTCGGCACCCCGGCGCAGCAGCTCCCGGCTGTAGGCGATGAAGGGGGTGATGCCGATGCCGGCGGCCACCAGCAGGTGCTGGCGCGCCTCGCCATGCAGCGGGAACAGGTTGGCCGGTGGCGAGAGGCGCAGCGGGTCGCCGACCTCCAGGCGCTGGTGCAGGTAGCGCGAGCCACCCCGCGAGGCGTCCTGGTGGCGCACCGCGATGCGGTACTGGCGGGTGTCGGCCGGGTCGCCCAGCAGCGAGTAGGCGTTGCGTCGGCCATTGGGCAGGTGCAGTTGCACATGGCTGCCCGCCGAGAAGCCCGGGAGCGCGCCGGCCACGGGCTCGAAGCTGTATTCGCGGATAACGGGGGTCAGCTCGCGGATGGCGGCGACGCGGACATCGATCAGCGGGCTCATGGCAGGACCTCCTGATAGGGCTGGTCGGCATTGGCGCAGACGCCGAGGTAGGCACCCAGGCGTTGGGAGAAGTGGCGGCGTACCTCCAGCACCACGCCGCACTGGGTGCAGGTGAGGTGATCGGCGCTGCTGGCCGGCTGGCAGGTGGCGCAGTGCACGCAGAACACCCGGCGGGTGCCTTCCGGGTTGCTGCTCACGAGGATTTCATCCACTTGCAGGCCGGCGCTGCGGGCCAGGGCGTGCAGCGGCCAGACGAAGGCTTCGTCGCCGCGCAGGTCCAGGCGCAGGCCGACGCGGGCGTCCTTCAGTTGCGCATTGAGGGCCAGCTGCAGGGCGGCGAGGCTGGGGAAGTCCGGCAGGGCCAGGTGCGTCAGCCGGGCCTTGCCCAGTTGCGCGGTGAGGGCGGCGCAGTCATCCCGTCCAGTGCCCTGAGTCACCAGCAGGTGCGCGTTGGCTGTCAGGCTCGGCTGGCCGCTGGGGTAGCGCGGCACGCTGAAGGGGTGGTCGGTTGCAGTGGTGCTCATGGTGTCCTCGCGGATTCGCCTGTTTCCTCGTGGAGAAAATATTTTCTCTTTGGGAATCGGCGCTCAATCCGCACGAGGAGATATGCCAAAAGGGGTAGTGCCCTTGCCAAGGCATGGAAGTTGCTGCTTCCGGGAACCTGCCAACCCAGAGGCGAGCACCGGAGGAGGAGAGGGATGAACAACGCCAGCCTGTTACTGACCGCCGTGCCGTCAGTGCCCGCCCGGGATGAGTTGACCGAGCGCGAGGGCCAGACCCTCGCGTTGATCGCCACGGGGCTCAGCAACAAGCAGATTGCCCGTGAACTGGGTATCAGCGATGGCACGGTGAAGATCTATGTGCGCAACCTGCTGCGCAAATTCCGCCTCAATTCGCGCCTGGAACTGGCTACCCGCGTCCACCGCAGTGGCGCCTCCTGGCGCACGGCGGACGATGTGTCGTTGCCCAGCGAAGGTGCAAGCCCGGCTCCGGCTGCACCGATTCCGCCCGTACCGGGGCTGCTCGATGAACTGCCGGGGTTGATCTACCGGGGCGACAACGACCGCACCTGGTACATGGAATACGTCAGCGCCGGCTGCCTGACCCTCACCGGCTACACGGCCGAGTACCTGACTCGCGACCCCGAGCACAGCTACGGTTCGCTGATCCTCGACGAATACGCCGACTACATCTGGTACTGCGTGCAATGCGCGCTGCTCAAGCGCGAGCCCTACCAGCTCAGCTACCGCATCCGCTGCGCCGACGGGCGCATCAAGAACGTCTGGGAAACCGGGGTGGGTGTTTACTCCAGTTCAGGCGAGGTGCTGGGGATCGAGGGGGCGATCTTCGAGATGCGGGGCTAGCGGTGCGGTAGGGTGCTCTGTGCATCAACCTACGGCAGGCCTGCGGCCTGCAAGACGTGCACGAGGGGCGCTTTTGTAGGGTGTGGCGGGCGGCGCTCCGCTGGAGCGAAGCGATATCCATCGGCGGAGGGGCGATGGGTATCGCAAGCTCCACCCATCCTACGTTGCTGCCTGGAGGTGGGCCGAGAGTCCCCCCTCTCCCCTTGGGAGGGGGGGGCCGTGCCTAGGCAGGGCATTGGCGCGCCAGGCTGCGCCGCATCGCCCAGTAGTAGGTCAGCGCCGGCACCAGCAGGCCCACCACCCAGGCCAGGTCGACGCCGTCCAGCGCGTTGGCGATGGGGCCGACGTAGAGGGTGGTGTTCATGAACGGAATCTCCAGCAGGATCGCCAGCAGGAAGCTGCCGCAGGCCACCAGGTTGACCCGGCCGTAGCGGCCGTCCGGGTCGAAGATATCCGCCACGCAGTAGTCGCCTTTCCTCAGGCAGTAGTAGTCCACCAGGTTGATGGCGGTCCACGGGATGAGGAAGTAGCTCATGAAGAAGATGAAGTTCAGGAAGTAGGTGATGAAGTCGTCCTGGCTGATGGTACACAGCGCGGTGGCGATCACGCTGATGGCCAGCATGAACAGGCCCCGCACCCGTGGCGTCACCCGCAGGCGGGCGAAGGGCTCGATCACCGTGACCGTGGACATGAATGCGCCATAGAGGTTGAACACATTGATCGCCACCTGGCCGTAGAGGATGAAGGCGAACAGCGGCAGGGTGGCGCTACCGAACAGCAGCGCCAGGTGGCGGCCGACGTTATCGGAGAAGCCGCCGATGGCCACGCTGAGCACGGCGCCGAGGATCATCATCCAGGCCCCGCCGGCCACGGTGCCGGCATAGCTGAACCAGAACACCCGCGACATCGGCGTGTTACCCGGCAGGTAGCGCGAGTAGTCGGCGACATAGGGGGCGTAGGACAGCTGCCAGGTGACCGCGATGCTCACC comes from the Pseudomonas sp. TCU-HL1 genome and includes:
- a CDS encoding PDR/VanB family oxidoreductase, which translates into the protein MSPLIDVRVAAIRELTPVIREYSFEPVAGALPGFSAGSHVQLHLPNGRRNAYSLLGDPADTRQYRIAVRHQDASRGGSRYLHQRLEVGDPLRLSPPANLFPLHGEARQHLLVAAGIGITPFIAYSRELLRRGADFELHYAYRTGTSDAYVGELRQLLGPHLHEYQGGVRRLDIAALLQGRALGAHVYACGPQSLLLDLQEQAAAQGWSPRRVHWEAFAAPEPGQPFRVELARSGQQLEVGPDQSLLEALEAAGVDVPNLCRGGVCGQCQTPWLKGDVEHRDHFLSADERSSSLMPCVSRGCGSPILLDI
- the purU gene encoding formyltetrahydrofolate deformylase, with amino-acid sequence MRATDMNHYILKISCPATSGIVAAVTTYLAGQQCYLSELAQFDDEFTGRFFMRAVFRFNTGAKPDIDALRQGFDDVAVPFEMDWELFEGNRPMRVLLMVSKYDHCLTDLLYRHQKGEMDMQVTAIVSNHLDLRPMAEREGIRFIYLPVTKDTKAQQEAALMQIVDETRTELVVLARYMQILSDDLCKQLSGRAINIHHSFLPGFKGAKPYHQAYERGVKLIGATAHYVTSDLDEGPIIEQEVQRVDHAYLPDDLVAVGRDTETVALSKAVKYHLEHRVFLNGDKTVIFR
- a CDS encoding LuxR C-terminal-related transcriptional regulator, with translation MNNASLLLTAVPSVPARDELTEREGQTLALIATGLSNKQIARELGISDGTVKIYVRNLLRKFRLNSRLELATRVHRSGASWRTADDVSLPSEGASPAPAAPIPPVPGLLDELPGLIYRGDNDRTWYMEYVSAGCLTLTGYTAEYLTRDPEHSYGSLILDEYADYIWYCVQCALLKREPYQLSYRIRCADGRIKNVWETGVGVYSSSGEVLGIEGAIFEMRG
- a CDS encoding dimethylamine monooxygenase subunit DmmA family protein — encoded protein: MSTTATDHPFSVPRYPSGQPSLTANAHLLVTQGTGRDDCAALTAQLGKARLTHLALPDFPSLAALQLALNAQLKDARVGLRLDLRGDEAFVWPLHALARSAGLQVDEILVSSNPEGTRRVFCVHCATCQPASSADHLTCTQCGVVLEVRRHFSQRLGAYLGVCANADQPYQEVLP
- a CDS encoding heme-dependent oxidative N-demethylase family protein, with the translated sequence MTLTFKPLQTYRDDFSFRNSPAAIARFPFPFPEDQYLYSVNLEPAVSRDPGSVFEHSFDVDEHYVSEMAERARVLELDPDRCLVMPHMAQAAWDTLEMLMEHLAHDYPQHFRLSRNGDAWHWQNLALGIDQHFIYGDPATLPCEPLEYITRQMQGDFAVLDQRDGDLYMDAGMVTCPADWSLRFDAGMSFKQWHSPVPMAHQMGVFDRALKYLLNIQVGHPVRRLNWTLTINPRLDTSPETYHEWGNDRGKVTPENVGRLVHLRVELQLMTRLPRSNALLFGIRTYLISIDELVSNPAWAQRLHRVMRDLPDPIADYKGITRYRQTLVDWLRRFDPEA
- a CDS encoding purine-cytosine permease family protein, giving the protein MHVEKRSIDFIPENERHGQPGSLFYIWFGANMNITTIASGVLPVVIGLNLFWSAVAIILGSLIGALFMASHSAQGPKLGIPQMIQSRAQFGVIGAVLPLLFVMLIYLGFFVSNTLLAAQAIESVSPLSGNGNIYLISALCFLVALYGYRLIHRLQKVLSLLSVLVFLVATALALGLPIPEGQWSPAGFSLSKFLVAVSIAVTWQLSYAPYVADYSRYLPGNTPMSRVFWFSYAGTVAGGAWMMILGAVLSVAIGGFSDNVGRHLALLFGSATLPLFAFILYGQVAINVFNLYGAFMSTVTVIEPFARLRVTPRVRGLFMLAISVIATALCTISQDDFITYFLNFIFFMSYFLIPWTAINLVDYYCLRKGDYCVADIFDPDGRYGRVNLVACGSFLLAILLEIPFMNTTLYVGPIANALDGVDLAWVVGLLVPALTYYWAMRRSLARQCPA
- a CDS encoding aminomethyltransferase family protein, producing MANSWRISALRERHLALGSNLEDWNGMGTAWTYASDLADHHEAIRTRAGLMDVSGLKKVHYVGPHAESLLDHATTRDISKLYPGKSVYACMLDEDGKFIDDCIVYRTGPNAFMVVHGAGSGHEVLIRSAQGRQVAVLFDDDLHDLSLQGPKAVDFLAEHVPGIRDLPYFHHMQTKLFDRPVMISRTGYTGERGYEIFCKAADAPAIWDGILSKGKDLGIIPCAFTALDWLRVESYLLFFPYDNSQMYPFADQKAGDTLWELGLDFTVSPGKQDFRGAGEHYRLKGQERFKIFGVLLDGHVAAQNGDTLWHDGRQVGVITCAMYSRLTDRSMAIARVEPQIAEQGVPLDVRGSLSVKAIAHTLPFDDPEKKKRTAKG
- a CDS encoding NAD(P)-binding domain-containing protein, producing MKQRVAIIGAGPCGLAQLRAFQSAHAKGAEIPELVCFEKQADWGGMWNYTWRTGLDEHGEPVHGSMYRYLWSNGPKECLEFADYSFDEHFGRPMGSYPPREVLWDYIKGRVEKAGVRPYIRFNTTVRGVTWDAASGTFEVTAHSYEKDLTYSETFDYVVVASGHFSTPNVPYFGGFESFAGRVLHAHDFRDALEFKGKDVLIVGGSYSAEDIGSQCFKYGARTITSCYRSAPMGYKWPENWEEKPLLTHVKGSTAFFADGSSQHVDAIILCTGYKHHFPFLPEALRLKTGNRLWPLNLYKGVFWEQNPKLVYLGMQDQWYSFNMFDAQAWYARDVILGRIALPEQATMHAEDLAWRQEEETLETAQEMFEFQGEYIRQLIEATDYPSFDIAEVNRTFLQWKQDKYENIMGYRDKCHRSLITGTLATPHHTPWLEALDDSLAAYLADGPLPAIKAVG
- the folD gene encoding bifunctional methylenetetrahydrofolate dehydrogenase/methenyltetrahydrofolate cyclohydrolase FolD — protein: MSAALSPTLIDGKAAAARVLAEVGNDVLTLKASGIAPALAVVLVGQDPASQVYVRNKVLRAEECGIRSLEHKLPAETEESELLALIHSLNADAGVHGILVQLPLPAHIDETRVLQAIDPLKDVDGFHAENVGGLSQGRDVLTPCTPAGCLRLLQDTCGDLAGQHAVVIGRSNIVGKPMAALLLKAHCSVTVVHSRSANLRELCRQADIVVAAVGRPRLVDADWLKPGAVVIDVGINRIEEGGRSKLVGDVDFDSALTRAAAITPVPGGVGPMTIAFLMKNTLAAAHLQHPAAGLPQPSVENPA